In one window of Hymenobacter nivis DNA:
- a CDS encoding nuclease A inhibitor family protein: MPSIFSRIVSGELPAYKVAEDGQHLAFLDITPLVEGHTLVIPKQEIDYIFDMTPDALAALHVFAQRVAKGVAAAVPCKRIGVAVIGLEVPHAHIHLIPMNKVSDMNFANPKISVPAARMAELAAAIAAKVDGGSGLAEAEAARAPAAPTDDPTVQQLQKLCTGLRFVSESDAPLEPVSYAAPAGALAPAALLKILGEPAGTKVSTKELTDFLSQHTADNGVLHDPAQANRYKALQFFLKQELDGTQVYLVGEEPQIRAYALGRDANGRLAGFKTVLTQT; the protein is encoded by the coding sequence ATGCCTTCCATTTTCTCCCGCATCGTTTCGGGCGAGCTGCCCGCCTACAAAGTGGCCGAGGACGGCCAGCACCTGGCGTTTCTCGACATCACGCCCCTGGTGGAAGGCCACACGCTGGTGATTCCCAAGCAGGAAATCGACTACATTTTTGACATGACGCCCGACGCGCTGGCGGCCCTGCACGTGTTTGCGCAGCGCGTGGCCAAGGGCGTGGCGGCGGCCGTGCCGTGCAAGCGCATCGGCGTGGCCGTCATTGGGTTGGAGGTGCCCCATGCCCACATCCACCTGATTCCGATGAACAAGGTGTCGGACATGAACTTCGCCAACCCCAAAATTTCGGTGCCTGCCGCCCGCATGGCCGAGCTGGCCGCCGCCATTGCCGCCAAAGTAGATGGTGGCAGCGGCCTGGCCGAGGCCGAAGCCGCCCGTGCCCCCGCCGCCCCCACCGATGACCCTACGGTGCAGCAGCTGCAAAAACTCTGCACCGGCCTGCGCTTCGTGTCGGAGTCGGATGCGCCACTGGAGCCCGTGAGCTACGCCGCTCCGGCCGGGGCCCTGGCGCCCGCCGCGCTGCTCAAAATACTGGGCGAGCCGGCCGGTACTAAGGTGAGCACCAAGGAACTGACCGATTTCCTGAGCCAGCACACCGCCGACAACGGCGTGCTGCACGACCCGGCCCAGGCCAACCGCTACAAGGCTCTGCAATTCTTCCTGAAACAGGAGCTGGACGGCACGCAGGTGTATCTGGTGGGGGAGGAGCCCCAAATTCGCGCCTACGCCCTGGGCCGCGACGCCAACGGCCGCCTGGCGGGCTTCAAAACTGTGCTCACGCAAACCTAG
- the greA gene encoding transcription elongation factor GreA, with translation MATINYYSPEGLQKLKDELQDLKMKGRAKAAEDLREARDKGDLSENAEYDAAKDAQGLLELKISKLEEVVGNARELDETNMDLSKVLIMSKVKLKNTKNNAVLNYTLVAEEEANLATGKISVKSPIGKGLLGKSVGDVAEITVPAGKLQFEVLEITR, from the coding sequence ATGGCCACTATCAATTATTATTCCCCCGAAGGCCTGCAAAAACTGAAAGACGAACTGCAAGACCTGAAAATGAAAGGCCGCGCCAAGGCCGCCGAAGACCTGCGCGAGGCCCGCGATAAAGGCGACCTGAGCGAGAACGCCGAGTACGACGCCGCCAAGGATGCCCAGGGCCTGCTGGAACTGAAAATATCAAAGCTGGAGGAAGTCGTGGGCAACGCCCGTGAGCTGGACGAAACCAACATGGACCTCAGCAAAGTGCTCATCATGAGCAAGGTGAAGCTGAAGAACACCAAGAACAACGCCGTGCTGAACTACACCCTCGTGGCGGAGGAGGAGGCTAACCTGGCCACCGGTAAAATCTCCGTAAAGTCGCCCATCGGCAAAGGTCTGCTGGGCAAATCGGTGGGCGACGTGGCCGAAATCACGGTGCCGGCCGGCAAGCTGCAATTCGAAGTGCTGGAAATTACCCGGTAG
- a CDS encoding NAD(P)-dependent oxidoreductase, which yields MDSTCLVVDEMHPSLLPLLAGIGVAADYRPELTAAEVPGALVAKPYDGLVVRSKLRVTAELLARGPQLRYVARAGAGVDNIDEAALAAAGVTLLNAPEGNRDAVGEFAIGLLLNLLRHIGRADGEVRQGIWKREANRGEEIGGKTIGLLGYGHMGRSFARRLGAFGCTVLAYDHDPAVAPDAHAALVPLAEMQARADVLSLHIPYSAANHHFVNQEFLAGFQRPLWLLNTARGEVLDHAALVEGLQAGRLYGAALDVLENERLATLSGPQAARYEFLKSADNVLLTPHVGGWTHQSYQRINEVLVGKLGAFLAAAHGGGKE from the coding sequence ATGGATAGTACCTGCCTCGTCGTTGACGAAATGCACCCCTCGCTGCTGCCGCTGCTGGCCGGCATCGGTGTGGCGGCCGATTACCGGCCCGAACTGACGGCCGCCGAAGTGCCCGGGGCCCTGGTGGCCAAGCCCTACGACGGGCTGGTGGTGCGCAGCAAATTGCGCGTGACGGCCGAGCTGCTGGCCCGGGGGCCCCAGCTGCGCTACGTGGCCCGGGCCGGCGCCGGCGTCGACAACATTGATGAGGCGGCGCTGGCGGCGGCGGGCGTGACCTTGCTGAACGCGCCCGAGGGCAACCGCGATGCGGTGGGCGAGTTTGCCATCGGACTACTGCTGAATTTGTTGCGCCACATTGGGCGGGCCGATGGCGAGGTGCGCCAGGGCATTTGGAAGCGCGAGGCCAACCGGGGCGAGGAAATCGGGGGGAAGACCATCGGCCTGCTTGGCTACGGGCACATGGGGCGGTCGTTTGCGCGGCGGCTGGGGGCCTTCGGGTGCACCGTGCTGGCCTACGACCACGACCCGGCAGTGGCGCCCGATGCCCACGCCGCGCTAGTGCCGCTGGCCGAAATGCAGGCCCGGGCCGACGTGCTCAGCCTGCACATTCCGTACTCGGCGGCCAACCACCACTTCGTGAACCAGGAGTTTCTGGCCGGTTTCCAGCGGCCGCTATGGCTGCTGAATACGGCCCGCGGCGAGGTGCTCGACCACGCCGCTCTGGTGGAGGGCCTGCAGGCCGGGCGGCTGTACGGGGCGGCGCTCGACGTGCTCGAAAACGAGCGGCTGGCCACGCTCTCGGGGCCCCAGGCGGCGCGCTACGAATTCCTGAAAAGCGCTGATAACGTGCTGCTCACACCTCATGTTGGGGGCTGGACGCACCAGAGCTATCAGCGCATCAACGAGGTGCTGGTGGGCAAGCTGGGGGCGTTTTTGGCCGCCGCTCACGGCGGAGGTAAGGAGTAA
- the rsmA gene encoding 16S rRNA (adenine(1518)-N(6)/adenine(1519)-N(6))-dimethyltransferase RsmA — protein MHSPVKPKKHLGQHFLADPNIARRIVGALRLPDGVREVLEIGPGTGVLTQFLLQDPAFTTSVVEIDRESVVYLEATYPALAPRIFATDFLKQDVGALFPGQPLAIIGNFPYNISSQIFFQVLANRQQVREVVGMIQKEVAERLAEPPGSKTYGILSVLLQAFYDIEYLFTVPPHVFIPPPKVESAVVRLTRNATEHLGCDEKLFFRVVKQAFSTRRKTLRNALKPLGLSPEAMSGEIFDKRAEQLGIAEFVGLTKLVEAFNVKSRQVEN, from the coding sequence ATGCACTCCCCCGTCAAACCCAAGAAACACCTCGGCCAGCACTTCCTCGCCGACCCCAACATCGCCCGCCGCATTGTGGGGGCCCTGCGCCTGCCCGATGGCGTGCGCGAAGTGCTCGAAATTGGCCCTGGTACGGGCGTGCTCACGCAATTTTTGCTGCAAGACCCGGCATTTACGACCAGCGTGGTGGAAATCGACCGCGAATCGGTGGTATATCTGGAGGCCACGTACCCGGCGCTGGCGCCGCGCATTTTCGCCACCGATTTCCTGAAGCAGGACGTCGGGGCCCTGTTTCCGGGCCAGCCGCTGGCCATCATCGGCAACTTCCCCTACAACATCAGCAGCCAGATTTTCTTCCAGGTGTTGGCGAATCGGCAGCAGGTGCGCGAGGTGGTGGGCATGATCCAAAAAGAAGTGGCCGAGCGCCTGGCCGAGCCGCCCGGCTCGAAAACCTACGGCATCCTGAGCGTGCTGCTGCAAGCGTTTTACGACATCGAATACCTGTTCACGGTGCCGCCGCACGTGTTCATCCCGCCGCCCAAAGTGGAGTCGGCCGTGGTGCGCCTCACCCGCAACGCCACCGAGCATCTGGGCTGCGACGAAAAGCTATTTTTCCGCGTCGTGAAGCAAGCCTTTTCCACCCGCCGCAAAACCCTGCGCAACGCCCTCAAGCCCCTGGGCCTCTCGCCCGAGGCGATGAGTGGGGAGATTTTCGACAAGCGCGCCGAGCAGTTGGGCATAGCGGAATTTGTGGGGCTGACGAAGCTGGTGGAAGCATTTAACGTAAAGTCCCGCCAAGTTGAAAATTAA
- a CDS encoding LacI family DNA-binding transcriptional regulator, with protein sequence MPSTNKRISIAELAAQLGLSTSTVSRGLSDHPSISEATKARVRQLAQELNYLPNSLAAALRKGRSNTVGVIVPHINGYFFPAVMNGIEKIASRAGFNVMMCQSNEDIRRERQNVEALLASQVEGILVSVSKGTDQDLSHFRQVQQQGTPLIFFDRMPDLPGSTAVVLDDHLGAYEAVAHLIRQGCRRIAHFAGPQHLNTSRNRLLGYQAALEAHGLPFDERLVYSLPRSNQESGRDGMDYLMGLAERPDAVFTAYAFPAVGALEVLESHRIRVPQDFAIACFSNEPFTTMTHPRLTAVDQRGEQMGETAVNLLLQILKRTPNYSPPRIVLKPQLMLRESSLFGQENPVVQREF encoded by the coding sequence TTGCCCAGCACTAACAAGCGGATATCCATCGCCGAACTCGCCGCGCAGTTGGGCTTGTCCACGTCCACCGTTTCGCGCGGCCTCAGCGACCACCCCAGCATCAGCGAGGCCACCAAGGCGCGCGTGCGCCAACTGGCCCAGGAGCTGAATTACCTGCCCAACAGCCTGGCCGCCGCTCTACGCAAGGGGCGCAGCAACACGGTGGGCGTTATTGTGCCGCACATCAACGGCTACTTTTTTCCGGCCGTGATGAATGGCATCGAGAAAATTGCCAGCCGCGCCGGCTTCAACGTGATGATGTGCCAGTCGAACGAAGACATTCGGCGCGAGCGCCAGAACGTGGAGGCTTTGCTAGCCTCGCAGGTTGAGGGCATTCTGGTGTCGGTATCAAAAGGCACCGACCAGGACCTCAGCCACTTCCGCCAGGTGCAGCAGCAGGGAACGCCACTCATTTTCTTCGACCGCATGCCCGACCTGCCCGGCAGCACGGCCGTGGTGCTCGACGACCACCTCGGGGCCTACGAGGCCGTGGCGCACCTCATCCGGCAGGGCTGCCGGCGCATTGCCCACTTCGCGGGGCCCCAGCACCTCAACACCAGCCGCAACCGGTTGCTGGGCTACCAGGCCGCCCTGGAGGCCCATGGCCTGCCCTTCGACGAGCGCCTGGTGTACTCGCTGCCGCGCTCGAACCAGGAGTCGGGCCGCGACGGCATGGACTACCTCATGGGCTTGGCCGAGCGGCCCGACGCCGTGTTTACCGCCTACGCCTTCCCTGCCGTGGGGGCCCTGGAAGTGCTTGAGAGCCACCGCATCCGAGTGCCGCAGGACTTTGCCATCGCCTGCTTCAGCAATGAGCCCTTCACCACCATGACGCACCCGCGCCTAACGGCCGTGGACCAGCGCGGCGAGCAAATGGGCGAAACCGCCGTGAACCTGCTCCTGCAAATTCTCAAGCGCACCCCCAACTACTCGCCCCCACGCATCGTGCTCAAGCCCCAGCTCATGCTGCGCGAGTCGTCGCTGTTCGGCCAGGAAAATCCGGTGGTGCAGCGGGAGTTTTAG
- a CDS encoding IS701 family transposase, translating to MKVTAQLYGQFLVSSQVNYTGTYLAEHLEGLSHDNVRYFLKTRRFTPRQLWQQVRPQVMLSARGYVLFDDTVLDKHHSRRIELVRRQYSGNAHGVIAGIGLVTCVYVNPETDQFWLIDYRLFAPDTDGKTKLDHVADMLGQLAPRSIPYRTVLMDSWYATTALFKWLLDEGKTFYCPLKSNRLVDDSGGQQPYQPVACLCWSAAEVEAGKILKVKGMPKDFKLKLFRVLVSTHRTDYLLTNEVEPLHTAAAEHESSVRWTIEQFHRELKQLTGVQACQCRLARSQRNHIALAVRAWTCLKQAAYQTKQTVYQLKQGFLDEYMRHELRQPSLAFA from the coding sequence ATGAAAGTGACGGCACAACTGTACGGGCAGTTTTTGGTGAGCAGCCAGGTCAACTACACGGGGACGTATCTGGCCGAGCATCTGGAGGGCCTCTCGCACGACAACGTGCGCTATTTTCTCAAAACCCGGCGTTTCACCCCCCGCCAGCTCTGGCAGCAAGTACGCCCACAGGTGATGCTCAGCGCGCGGGGCTACGTCCTGTTTGACGACACGGTGCTCGACAAGCACCACAGCCGGCGCATCGAACTCGTACGCCGCCAGTACAGCGGCAACGCCCACGGCGTGATTGCCGGCATCGGCCTGGTGACGTGTGTGTACGTCAACCCCGAAACCGACCAGTTCTGGCTCATTGACTACCGCCTTTTCGCCCCCGACACCGACGGCAAGACCAAGCTCGACCATGTGGCCGACATGCTCGGGCAATTGGCCCCGCGCAGTATCCCATACCGCACGGTGCTCATGGATAGCTGGTACGCCACCACGGCCCTGTTCAAGTGGCTGCTGGACGAAGGCAAAACATTTTACTGCCCGCTGAAAAGCAACCGGCTCGTCGATGATTCCGGCGGCCAGCAGCCCTACCAGCCCGTGGCCTGCCTGTGCTGGTCGGCCGCCGAAGTAGAAGCTGGCAAAATCCTGAAAGTGAAGGGCATGCCCAAAGATTTCAAACTGAAACTCTTCCGCGTACTGGTGTCCACCCACCGGACGGACTACCTCCTCACCAACGAGGTTGAGCCCTTGCACACGGCCGCTGCCGAACACGAAAGCAGCGTCCGCTGGACGATTGAGCAGTTTCACCGCGAACTCAAGCAACTCACCGGCGTGCAGGCCTGCCAGTGCCGGCTGGCCCGCAGTCAGCGCAATCATATTGCCCTGGCCGTGCGCGCTTGGACCTGCCTTAAACAAGCCGCCTACCAAACCAAACAAACCGTCTATCAGCTCAAACAAGGCTTTTTGGATGAGTATATGCGACATGAATTACGCCAGCCTTCGCTCGCGTTTGCGTAA
- a CDS encoding DUF294 nucleotidyltransferase-like domain-containing protein, with protein MDNVSMGNRLAFLQTVPPFSELPTEVLAGVADLLQEVEYAKETLIYKQDVTKLRGVDLLVAGTYETFFYDSEQHKRLPEEYGPGACYGGMSILLNKKRSIRTVVARKGTRVYFLHRRDFRALCLAYKDFFHYFTTRYGERMLNEEYAHFIRPTAAPEENFIAADQIYSRKIETLETRDLVECPGDTPIFEAAQRMARGKVSCLFVRDAGGPIVGYVTDIVLRDAVVAKCLDAKRPVADILATPIVSIASDAFVHEAILLMFQTKTRYLLIEKGGEFVGFLSRNKLLSDLAQSPFMFIQAVKLAQSPRELRLRWRKVPEIVNQLLSRGVKAELVNQVITTVADTIALKVIEGVLAEMGPAPAKFVFMVLGSEGRQEQTLLTDQDNAIVYEDKANEQRELVRDYFLRFASTVSDRLDQIGLSLCTGGFIAQNPRWTHSLSHWKRNYHEWIDDSNPETAMQFSTFFDCRFLYGEPEIMDELRAFIRTELERPLDRFLHYMATNALQYEPPLTFFRNFRTFTQGDQKVFDLKKTMTPIVDLVRVYALRHQVFQTNTGARLARLRALGVFTEKEYQELLQAYYYLMGMRLKKQARQLIDDRMPATNYLDPKDLTQVEQVTLKEIFKVIADFQVKIKIIFTKAL; from the coding sequence ATGGATAACGTTTCGATGGGTAATCGCCTCGCTTTTTTGCAAACCGTGCCGCCCTTTAGTGAGCTGCCCACCGAGGTGCTGGCCGGCGTGGCCGACCTGCTCCAGGAGGTGGAATACGCCAAGGAAACCCTGATTTACAAGCAGGACGTGACCAAGCTGCGCGGCGTGGACCTGCTGGTAGCCGGCACCTACGAAACGTTTTTCTACGACAGCGAGCAGCACAAGCGCCTGCCCGAGGAGTACGGCCCAGGGGCCTGCTACGGCGGCATGTCCATTTTGCTGAATAAAAAGCGTTCCATCCGCACGGTGGTGGCGCGCAAGGGCACGCGGGTGTACTTCCTGCACCGGCGCGATTTTAGGGCCCTGTGCTTGGCCTACAAGGACTTCTTTCACTACTTCACCACCCGCTACGGCGAGCGGATGCTGAACGAGGAGTACGCCCACTTCATCCGCCCCACGGCCGCCCCGGAGGAAAACTTCATCGCCGCGGACCAGATTTATTCGCGCAAAATCGAAACCCTCGAAACCCGCGACTTAGTGGAGTGTCCCGGCGACACGCCCATCTTCGAGGCGGCCCAGCGCATGGCCCGCGGCAAGGTGAGCTGCCTGTTCGTGCGCGACGCCGGGGGCCCCATCGTGGGCTACGTGACGGACATTGTGCTGCGCGACGCCGTGGTGGCCAAGTGCCTGGACGCCAAGCGCCCGGTGGCCGATATCCTGGCCACGCCCATCGTGTCCATCGCCAGCGACGCCTTCGTGCACGAGGCCATTCTGCTGATGTTCCAGACCAAAACGCGCTACTTGCTCATCGAGAAAGGCGGCGAGTTTGTGGGCTTCCTCAGCCGCAATAAGCTGCTGAGCGACCTGGCCCAGTCGCCGTTCATGTTCATCCAGGCCGTGAAGCTGGCGCAGTCGCCGCGCGAGCTGCGGCTGCGCTGGCGCAAGGTGCCCGAAATTGTGAACCAGCTGCTGAGCCGTGGCGTGAAGGCCGAGCTAGTGAATCAGGTCATCACGACCGTGGCCGACACCATCGCCCTGAAGGTGATTGAGGGTGTGCTGGCCGAGATGGGCCCCGCGCCGGCCAAGTTCGTGTTTATGGTGCTCGGTAGCGAGGGCCGGCAGGAGCAAACCCTGCTCACGGACCAGGACAACGCCATCGTGTACGAGGACAAGGCCAACGAGCAGCGCGAGCTGGTGCGCGACTACTTCCTGCGCTTCGCCAGCACTGTGTCCGACCGCCTCGACCAGATTGGGCTGAGCCTGTGCACGGGCGGCTTCATTGCCCAAAACCCGCGCTGGACGCACTCACTCTCGCATTGGAAGCGTAATTACCACGAGTGGATCGACGACTCAAATCCGGAGACGGCCATGCAGTTTTCGACGTTTTTCGACTGCCGGTTTCTGTACGGCGAGCCCGAAATCATGGACGAGCTGCGCGCCTTTATCCGCACCGAGCTGGAGCGGCCCCTCGACCGCTTCCTGCACTACATGGCCACTAACGCCTTGCAGTACGAGCCGCCGCTCACGTTTTTCCGCAATTTCCGCACCTTCACGCAGGGCGACCAAAAGGTGTTTGACCTGAAGAAAACCATGACGCCCATCGTGGATTTGGTGCGCGTGTACGCCCTGCGCCACCAGGTGTTCCAAACCAACACCGGGGCCCGGCTGGCCCGGCTGCGCGCGCTCGGCGTGTTCACCGAAAAGGAGTATCAGGAGCTGCTGCAAGCCTACTACTACCTGATGGGGATGCGCTTGAAAAAGCAGGCCCGCCAGCTCATCGACGACCGGATGCCCGCCACCAACTACCTCGATCCCAAAGATTTAACCCAAGTGGAGCAAGTGACGCTGAAGGAGATTTTCAAGGTTATTGCCGATTTTCAAGTAAAAATCAAGATCATTTTCACGAAGGCTCTGTAA
- a CDS encoding 3'-5' exonuclease, translating to MQDYLLFVDTETTGLPAGWRRPYADDAAWPHLAQLAWVVYTRAGALVKAENHYLRVPASTMQPAAQAIHGLSPEFLAAEGQALGPVLGALAADLAQYRPLVVGHFVQLDFHMLGVGFHRAGLPNPLPGLPTFCTMLPTGPLARALGPPPGRELLRLNELYEYLFREPLDRHHDAQTDAEATAACFFELWRTGYLTEASLAQQAPLAEPVAAGPFEWLGPRGWRWAAGAAGALVALFLIWLYYYYG from the coding sequence GTGCAAGACTACCTGCTCTTCGTCGATACCGAGACCACTGGCCTGCCCGCCGGCTGGCGGCGGCCCTACGCCGACGACGCAGCCTGGCCCCACCTGGCCCAGCTGGCCTGGGTGGTGTACACCCGCGCCGGGGCCCTGGTGAAGGCCGAAAACCACTACCTGCGCGTGCCCGCCAGCACCATGCAGCCCGCGGCCCAGGCCATCCACGGCCTCAGCCCCGAGTTTCTGGCGGCCGAAGGCCAGGCGCTGGGCCCCGTGCTGGGGGCCTTGGCGGCCGACCTGGCGCAGTACCGGCCGCTGGTGGTGGGCCACTTCGTGCAGCTTGACTTTCATATGCTGGGCGTGGGCTTTCACCGGGCGGGGCTGCCCAACCCGCTGCCGGGGCTGCCCACGTTCTGCACCATGCTGCCCACCGGGCCCCTGGCGCGCGCGCTGGGGCCCCCGCCCGGCCGCGAGCTGCTGCGCCTGAACGAGCTCTACGAGTACCTGTTCCGCGAGCCGCTGGACCGTCACCACGATGCCCAAACCGACGCTGAGGCCACCGCCGCTTGCTTTTTTGAGCTGTGGCGCACCGGCTACCTCACCGAGGCCAGCCTCGCCCAGCAGGCCCCCCTAGCCGAGCCCGTGGCCGCGGGGCCCTTCGAGTGGCTGGGGCCCCGGGGATGGCGGTGGGCAGCCGGGGCGGCGGGCGCACTGGTGGCGCTTTTTCTCATTTGGCTATACTATTATTATGGATAA
- a CDS encoding bifunctional transaldolase/phosoglucose isomerase: MNPLVAIRPLDQSIWLDFIRRKILINGELQKLITDDQLRGVTSNPAIFEKAIGGSDDYDSAIKALALQGKSTNDIYEALAIADVQAACDLFQALYDGTGNAGDGYVSLEVSPKLVNDTAGTIAEGLRFWKAVDRPNVMIKVPATLEGLPAIRKLISEGVNVNVTLIFSVERYKAVADAFLAGLEDRVKAGQPIDRVDSVASFFLSRIDVLIDPQLEKIVAAGGDQAKIAGPLVGQVAVASAKQAYQDYKKIFAGPRWEALKAKGAESQRLLWASTGNKNPKYDDLKYVDGLIGAHTVNTIPLDTLNLFREKGQPAVRLEDNLEQVAAVLKALPTVGLDLEALAHELEVDGAKKFNEPFGKLMDSIDKKRVAALAETTTPATLQLGQYQGAVDTKLQAFNAAQFTQGFWNQDAALWTDDAAAQQSIRDFTGWLRVAETMVAAVPALETFVNEVKAAGFKHVLVMGMGGSSMAPIVFQKCFPQGEGGLPISILDTTDPGTVRHFAETLPLADTLFIVASKSGTTAEPLAFGDYFYDKVKAIKGDKAGENFVAITDPGSKFIATANELGYRRVFLNFEAVGGRFSALTYFGLVPAALYGLNVGDILERAIRMMRACGAYGPVDQNPGLALGTALGVLATQGRDKLTLITPPSLSDLGLWLEQLTAESTGKHGKGILPVAGEPVGAPDVYGKDRVFVYVGYESEADADNKAKLKALEAAGHPVISIMLKDALDLGQEFFRWEMAISVVGAVLRINPFDQPNVQESKTATDRLMKVVADKGHLPAQEKALSAGGLDYYGVPKAADAKHLIADFFKQAKAGDFVCIQAYLTESPELNSAFNKLRTSLMTRLHTATTFGYGPRFLHSTGQYHKGGPNTGLFLQLTADHTPDLPLPGRSYTFGTLENAQAQGDLEALQKYERRALHVHLGADALQGVQAIQTAFDVQA; encoded by the coding sequence ATGAACCCACTGGTTGCCATCCGCCCCCTCGACCAAAGCATCTGGCTCGACTTCATCCGCCGCAAAATCCTCATCAACGGCGAGTTGCAGAAGCTCATCACCGACGACCAGCTGCGCGGCGTCACGTCCAACCCCGCCATTTTCGAGAAGGCCATCGGCGGCAGCGACGACTACGACTCCGCCATCAAGGCGCTGGCCCTGCAAGGCAAGTCGACCAACGACATCTACGAAGCCCTGGCCATTGCCGATGTACAGGCCGCCTGCGACCTGTTTCAGGCGCTGTACGACGGCACGGGCAACGCCGGCGACGGCTACGTGAGCCTCGAAGTATCGCCCAAGCTGGTGAACGACACCGCCGGCACCATCGCCGAGGGCCTGCGCTTCTGGAAAGCCGTGGACCGGCCCAACGTGATGATCAAGGTGCCCGCCACGCTGGAGGGCCTGCCCGCCATCCGCAAGCTGATTTCGGAAGGCGTGAACGTAAACGTGACGCTGATTTTCAGCGTGGAGCGCTACAAGGCCGTGGCCGACGCCTTCCTCGCGGGCCTCGAAGACCGGGTAAAGGCCGGCCAGCCCATCGACCGCGTCGACTCGGTAGCCAGCTTCTTCCTCAGCCGCATCGACGTGCTGATTGACCCGCAGCTGGAGAAAATAGTAGCCGCCGGCGGCGACCAAGCCAAAATCGCCGGGCCCCTGGTGGGCCAGGTAGCCGTGGCCAGCGCCAAGCAGGCGTACCAGGACTACAAAAAGATATTCGCGGGGCCCCGTTGGGAGGCGCTGAAGGCCAAGGGCGCCGAGTCGCAGCGCCTGCTGTGGGCCAGCACGGGCAACAAAAACCCGAAGTACGACGACCTAAAATACGTGGACGGCCTGATTGGGGCCCACACCGTGAATACCATTCCGCTGGACACGCTGAACCTGTTCCGCGAGAAGGGCCAGCCCGCCGTGCGCCTCGAAGACAACCTCGAGCAGGTGGCCGCCGTGCTGAAAGCGCTGCCCACCGTGGGCCTCGACCTCGAAGCCCTGGCCCACGAACTGGAGGTGGACGGCGCCAAGAAATTCAACGAGCCCTTCGGCAAGCTGATGGACTCGATCGACAAGAAGCGCGTGGCCGCCCTGGCCGAAACCACGACCCCCGCCACGTTGCAGCTGGGCCAGTACCAGGGCGCAGTAGATACTAAGCTGCAAGCGTTTAACGCCGCCCAGTTCACCCAGGGCTTCTGGAACCAGGACGCCGCGCTATGGACCGACGACGCAGCGGCCCAGCAAAGCATCCGCGACTTCACGGGCTGGCTCCGGGTAGCCGAAACGATGGTGGCGGCCGTGCCAGCCCTTGAAACGTTCGTGAACGAGGTGAAGGCCGCCGGCTTCAAGCATGTGCTGGTGATGGGCATGGGCGGCAGCTCAATGGCCCCCATCGTGTTCCAGAAATGCTTCCCGCAGGGCGAAGGCGGCCTGCCCATCTCCATCCTCGACACCACCGACCCCGGCACGGTGCGCCACTTTGCCGAGACGCTGCCGCTGGCCGATACGCTGTTCATCGTAGCCAGCAAGTCGGGCACCACGGCCGAGCCGCTGGCCTTCGGCGATTACTTTTACGACAAGGTGAAGGCCATTAAGGGCGACAAGGCTGGCGAGAACTTCGTGGCCATCACCGACCCGGGCTCGAAATTCATCGCCACGGCCAACGAGCTGGGCTACCGCCGCGTGTTCCTCAACTTTGAGGCCGTGGGTGGCCGCTTCTCGGCCCTCACCTACTTCGGCCTGGTGCCGGCCGCGCTGTACGGCCTGAACGTGGGCGACATCCTGGAGCGTGCCATCCGCATGATGCGCGCTTGCGGCGCCTACGGCCCCGTGGACCAAAACCCCGGCCTGGCCCTGGGCACGGCCCTGGGTGTGCTGGCCACGCAGGGCCGCGACAAGCTGACGCTGATAACGCCGCCGTCACTGAGCGACCTGGGCCTGTGGCTGGAGCAGCTCACGGCCGAGAGCACCGGCAAGCACGGCAAGGGCATTTTGCCCGTGGCCGGCGAGCCCGTGGGGGCCCCGGACGTGTACGGTAAGGACCGGGTGTTCGTGTACGTGGGCTACGAGAGCGAAGCCGACGCTGACAACAAGGCCAAGCTGAAGGCGTTGGAAGCCGCCGGCCACCCCGTCATCAGCATTATGTTGAAGGATGCGCTAGACCTGGGCCAGGAGTTTTTCCGCTGGGAGATGGCCATTTCGGTGGTGGGCGCCGTGCTGCGCATCAACCCCTTCGACCAGCCCAACGTGCAGGAAAGCAAAACGGCTACCGACCGCCTGATGAAAGTGGTGGCCGACAAAGGCCACCTGCCCGCCCAGGAAAAAGCTCTATCAGCCGGCGGCCTCGACTACTACGGCGTACCGAAAGCCGCCGACGCCAAGCACCTGATTGCCGATTTCTTTAAGCAGGCCAAAGCGGGTGATTTCGTGTGCATTCAGGCCTACCTCACCGAGTCGCCGGAGCTAAACTCGGCCTTCAACAAGCTGCGCACCAGCCTAATGACGCGCCTGCATACGGCCACCACGTTCGGCTACGGCCCGCGCTTCTTGCACTCCACCGGCCAGTACCACAAGGGGGGGCCCAACACCGGCCTGTTCTTGCAGCTCACCGCCGACCACACCCCCGACCTGCCGCTGCCGGGCCGCTCCTACACCTTCGGCACCCTCGAAAATGCCCAGGCCCAGGGCGACCTGGAGGCCCTGCAGAAGTACGAGCGCCGGGCCCTGCACGTGCACCTCGGCGCCGATGCGCTGCAAGGCGTGCAAGCCATCCAAACAGCTTTCGACGTCCAGGCCTAG